The genomic stretch ATGGCATGGCTCGCCGGGGCTGAAATCATGGACCCGGAATTCGTCCAGTTCCACCCAACTGCGCTGAATGTGGGTGTTGACCCTGCTCCGCTCGCCACGGAAGCCCTGCGCGGCGAAGGGGCACTTCTGGTGACCGGATCCGGGCAGCGCCTGATGCAGGGCGTGCATGATGATATGGAACTGGCACCAAGAGATATTGTGGCGCGCGCCGTCGCCTCGGCTATTGCGTCAGGTGATGGCGCCTATCTTGATGCCAGATCATCTGTCGGGGCACGCTTTCCCGAAATGTTTCCAACTGTTTATCAAGCCTGCCGCAACGCTGACATTGATCCCGTCACGGATTTGCTGCCAATCGCCCCCGCTGCACATTATCATATGGGCGGTGTGCGCACGGATCTGGATGGTCAGACGACGCTTTCCGGATTATGGGCCGTGGGCGAAGTTGCCTGTACCGGCATTCATGGGGCGAACAGACTGGCATCCAATTCCCTGCTGGAAGCGCTGGTTTTCGCAGAGCGCGCGGCCATCGCCATATCACACAGCACTGCCAGTACTGATGCCATTGAAATCAGTCAACTGACGAACCGCCTGGGCCTGCCCTCAAAACCGGCAGACAATGCACTCGCAACATCTCTACGCAACAACATGGCCCACAAGGCAGGTATTCTACGCGACGCAGAGGGCCTGACTGACCTCACATCCACTATCAGGGATGACCTTGCTACAAATGAGATGACGAGCGGTGGGCTCAATATGTTGATCGCCGCTCATCTGATCGCTGAAGGTGCCCTCAAACGGCAAGAAAGCCGGGGCGCACATCTGCGTACAGATTTTCCAGATGAAACAGCGCCCGCACACAGCATCATGACACGACGCGGCCAACAGCTTTCCGTCGAGGTCACCACAATGCCCGTAACCCAGCTGTACGAGGAGACTTGAGATGGCACCACATCTGCCCCTACCCCGCCGCCTGATTGAAACAAGCGTCCAGTCTGCTCTGGTTGAAGATCTGGGTGATGCCGGTGATGTGACCACACTGGCCACCATCCCGACTGATGCGCAGGGCAAAGCCGTCATCCGGGCACGTAAAACAGGCCGCTTGGCTGGCATGGAGTTGGCGGAGGCTGCCTTTACCCTGGTGTCCCCTGGCGTGACACTGACCCGGCACTGTGCAGATGGGGCGATGCTCAACACAGGCGATGATATTCTGGAAATTACAGGGTCAGTTCATGCCATCCTGAGCGCAGAACGCGTCGCGCTTAACTTTCTGGGGCACCTGTCCGGCATTGCCACGGCAACGCATGAACTGGTCGAAGCTGTGGCTGGTACGAACGCAAAAATCGTCTGTACCCGCAAGACGCTGCCAACCTTGCGCGCCTTCCAGAAATATGCCGTGACTTGTGGTGGCGGCTTCAATCATCGCTTTGGCCTTTATGATGCTGTGATGATCAAGGATAACCACATTGCCGCGTGTGGCGGCATCACCAACGCTCTCAAGGCTGCAAAATCCCGCATTGGACATATGGTCAAGGTGGAGATCGAAGTGGATACACTCGCGCAACTGGAGGAAGTGTTGCGGGAAGGCGCAGACGTGATTCTGCTCGACAACATGTCCACGGATCAACTTGCACAAGCTGTGAAACTGACAAAAGGACGGGCCACTCTCGAAGCCTCCGGCAACATCACTGTCTCAACCGTGCGGGCAATCGCCGAAACGGGGGTAAACGTCATATCTTCTGGCTGGATCACCCATTCAGCACCAAATCTCGATCTGGGCCTGGACTATATTGCCTGAGAACAGCGCTACTGAGCGGCGTCGGTGATGGCGAGTCTGTTTTTGTCAGGATAGCGGTAGAAGCGATGCGCACCAATCTCGGCGGTTTTTGTCAGCTTCGGTGCCCAGTAAGGTGAGACATAATCCGCATGGTAATGCGTAGCTTCGTTACTGACCGGGATATGCACACCGGCAAGAATGGCACCCGCCATCTTCTGGGAAGTCGCATAGGTTGGCTCGTGACGGCCACGGTTCAATGACCCATCACAGGTGAAAGAGAACTGGCACCCGGTCTTGCGATGCGAGCCCTGATAGACAACGCCGCAGACTGTATTGGGATAATAGCTGCTCTCAACCCGGTTGAGCACAACGTCAGCCACGGCCATCTGGCCGATCACCGGTTCAAACCCGGCTTCATAATAGATCGCCTGTGCCAGGCATCTCTGTTCTTTGGCGCTCACTTGTGCACGGTCAATAACAGAAAAATCAAAGGAGACGAGCTCGGTCAGCCCTTTCGACGTATCCTGCACCAGGTCGATAAAATTAGTAGCGGATGGCGCGGCGTCGCTTTTTGCTTCCTGCCAGGCAGTGAATTCCTGGGCGACGGCAGCAAGCGCAGCTTCTTCTTCGTTCTGGATGTCTGCTGCGACAGCTTTCTGATAGTCAGCATGGCCAAGGAAAACGAACAGCATCAGGCACAGGGTGACACCGAATGATGCCATCCAACCGCGCATGGCCCAGTTCAGGCCCGAGTTATTTTCTGCGTGCAATATCATATCACATCGTCCCGGACTTAACGCCCGATCAAAACCTTCTTTGGGAGAACCCCAATTCAACCCACGAAACTCTTAACGCAACAAGGATCGCAAAACTACCCCAACAAGTTGTAAACTCGCGAATTCGAAAGCGGCTTATGCCTTTCTGAAAAAGCCATGCCAAGCATTTTCTGCAAATTATGCAGCATTGTTAATGGTTAACGTGGCACCCACTCAGCACATTTCAACAGGCGTGACTTTTTTGCAACGCACAAAATTTTTAACCCACTGAATCATAAGGGATTTTTTATTTTGCCAACGCCGACTGTGCTGCTGCCAAGCGCGCAATGGGCACCCTGTATGGCGAGCAGGAAACATAGTCCAAACCCACTTTTTCGACGAAATGGATCGAATCGGGGTCGCCGCCATGCTCCCCGCAGATACCCAGCTTGATATCCGGTCTGGTTTTGCGCCCGCGCTCTGCCGCAATCTCCACCAGCTCGCCAACCCCTTCCTGGTCGAGCGTGACGAAAGGATCCCGCTCCAGAATGCCATGACGGATATAATCCGGCAGGAAAGTGCCGGCATCATCGCGTGACAGACCAAAGGTTGTCTGTGTCAGGTCGTTGGTTCCGAAAGAGAAAAACTCTGCATCCTCCGCAATCTTGTCAGCCGTCAGCGCAGCGCGCGGTAATTCGATCATGGTTCCAACCATATAGTCGAGTTCCTGCCCCTTCTCTGCCAGCACCGCCTTTGCGATTGCATCAACACGTTCCTTCAGGAGGCTGAGTTCTTTTTTCTGCGCCACCAGCGGAATCATGATTTCCGGCGTCACCGGATCACCCCCGGCAGACACGTCGCAAGCCGCTTCCATAATGGCGCGCACCTGCATTTCATAGATTTCCGGGTATGACACGCCAAGACGACACCCACGATGACCAAGCATCGGGTTGAATTCTTTCAGACTGTGTGCCCGCGCCTTCAGCTTCTCTGCATCCATGCCGGAAGCCTTGGCGACCTCTTCAATCTCGTTATCCGAATGCGGCAGAAATTCATGCAGTGGCGGGTCAAGCAACCGCACGGTTACCGGAAAGCCTGACATAACCTCGAATAATTCCTTGAAGTCACCCCGTTGCATTGGCAGCAACTTGGTGAGTGCAGCTTCGCGCCCGGATTTGCTCTCAGCCAGTATCATTTCACGCACTGCAATGATGCGCTCGGCATCAAAGAACATATGCTCCGTGCGACAAAGGCCAATCCCTTCCGCACCAAAATCAAGAGCGGTGCGGGCATCAAGTGGCGTTTCTGCATTGGCCCGCACTTTCATGCGGCGGCATTTATCTGCCCAGGTCATGACTTTCGCAAAATCACCGGAAAGCTCCGGCTGCACCGTTTTCACCTCGCCAAAGAAAACCTGCCCTGTATTGCCATCAATCGTAATTTTCTCACCCTTGGCAACCTGCCGTCCGGCGACGGAGAAACTGGAGCCGTCTTTTTCAATACGCAGCTCGCCCGCGCCACAAACACACGGGCGCCCCATGCCACGCGCGACAACGGCCGCGTGAGAGGTCATGCCGCCGCGCGCGGTCACAATACCTGTCGCAGCATGCATACCGTGTATATCTTCCGGGCTTGTCTCAACACGGACAAGAATGACCTTGTGGCCTTCCTGCGCAAGGCGCTCTGCTTCATCTGAATTGAACACCACTTCCCCGGAGGCTGCACCGGGGGAGGCTGGCAGCCCTTTGGTCAACTGATCACGCGGCGCATCAGGGTCGAGCGACGGGTGCAGCAACTGGTCGAGCGAGCCAGGTTCGACACGCATCACAGCTTCTTCTTCCGTGATCAGCTTTTCATCACACATATCAACAGCAATTTTCAGCGCTGCCTTGGCGGTGCGCTTGCCGTTGCGGGTTTGCAGCATCCACAATTTGCCCTGCTGGATGGTAAACTCGATGTCCTGCATATCCCGGTAATGCTTTTCCAGTTTCTGGAAAACAGCCTCAAGCTCCTTATATGTCTCCGGCATGGCCTCTTCCAGAGACGCGGCATCATCGCCCATGGCTTCACGTGCGCGCTTGGTCAGTGCCTGCGGCGTGCGAATGCCGGCGACAACATCCTCGCCCTGGGCATTGATGAGAAATTCTCCGTAATAGGCATTTTCACCCGTGGATGGGTCGCGCGTAAAGGCAACGCCTGTGGCGGAGCTTTCGCCCATATTACCGAACACCATGGCTTGCACATTGACCGCGGTGCCCCAGCTTTCGGGAATATTGTGCAGTCGGCGATAGGTGTTGGCGCGGTCATTACGCCATGAGCCAAAAACGGCATCAATCGCGCCCCGCAACTGCTCGCGCACATCCTGCGGGAAGGGGCGACCAAGTTCCTGCTCCACTGCCTGTTTGTATGAAGCAATAACCTGTTTCCAGTCTGCCGCTTTCAGATCCGTATCCAGAAAGAAATCATTTTCCTCCTTATAGGTATCAAGAAGGTCTTCAAATGTATGGTGGCCGACGCCCAGCACAACATCAGAATACATCTGAATGAAGCGACGGTAACTGTCATAGGCAAAACGCTCGTCGCCGGAAAGGGTCGCCAGGCCGGCAACTGTTTCATCATTGAGACCGAGATTCAGGACCGTATCCATCATGCCGGGCATGGACGCACGCGCGCCCGAGCGAACTGAAACAAGCAGCGGGTTCCCGGTGTCACCAAAGACCTTGCCGACAACCTCGCCAATTCTGGCGACAGCATTATCAACCATCTGCTCAAGGCCATTCGGCCACTTGCGGTCGTTCTGATAATACAGGGTACAGAGGTCTGTGGTAATCGTGAAACCCGGGGGCACCGGCAGGCCGAGGCTGGCCATCTCGGCAAGGTTCGCGCCCTTGCCGCCTAGCAGGTTCTTGAGGGAAGCGTCCCCGTCAGATGACCCACCGCCAAAATTATACACCCATTTCTGTTCCGTCGTCATACGTCTAACCCTCAATGCGTGAGAAATCTGCGACCTGTTCACAGGTCTGTTTTATGGAGGAAAGCAGCGCCAGCCGATTGCGGCGCAGCTTATCATCGTCAGCGTTGACCGTCACATCCTCAAAGAACGCATCAAGCGGCCCGCGCAAGGCCGCAAGGGCCGTCATCGCCGTGCTGAAATCTTCCTGCTCAATGGCAGGGCCAAAGGTAGCTTGCGCTCTGGTCATCGCTTCATGGAGCGATTTTTCCGCTGGTTCCTGCAACAGGCCTGCGTCCACGGCAGGCGCAAATGAGGCGCCCTCTTTCTTTTCTTCCGCCTTCAGAATATTGCCCGCGCGCTTATAGGCGGCAATCAGGTTCGCCCCGTCTTCTGCTTGCAGGAAAGCCTCAAGGCCTTCGAGTTTTTTCACAATCAGGACCAGGTCATCTTCAAGCGTACCATCCGGGCGGTGACGCACAGCATCCACATGATCGTGTCTGTGGCCCTTGTCCTTGAGATAAACTTTCAAGCGGTCATGGAAGAAGGGCAACAGTTCGCTCACTGAACCTGGACCGAATGATTCTGAAAGATTATTTTTGTACAGT from Parvularcula sp. IMCC14364 encodes the following:
- the nadC gene encoding carboxylating nicotinate-nucleotide diphosphorylase, yielding MAPHLPLPRRLIETSVQSALVEDLGDAGDVTTLATIPTDAQGKAVIRARKTGRLAGMELAEAAFTLVSPGVTLTRHCADGAMLNTGDDILEITGSVHAILSAERVALNFLGHLSGIATATHELVEAVAGTNAKIVCTRKTLPTLRAFQKYAVTCGGGFNHRFGLYDAVMIKDNHIAACGGITNALKAAKSRIGHMVKVEIEVDTLAQLEEVLREGADVILLDNMSTDQLAQAVKLTKGRATLEASGNITVSTVRAIAETGVNVISSGWITHSAPNLDLGLDYIA
- a CDS encoding cell wall hydrolase; this encodes MILHAENNSGLNWAMRGWMASFGVTLCLMLFVFLGHADYQKAVAADIQNEEEAALAAVAQEFTAWQEAKSDAAPSATNFIDLVQDTSKGLTELVSFDFSVIDRAQVSAKEQRCLAQAIYYEAGFEPVIGQMAVADVVLNRVESSYYPNTVCGVVYQGSHRKTGCQFSFTCDGSLNRGRHEPTYATSQKMAGAILAGVHIPVSNEATHYHADYVSPYWAPKLTKTAEIGAHRFYRYPDKNRLAITDAAQ
- a CDS encoding L-aspartate oxidase, which codes for MASLPTTYNLPDESVLIVGAGIAGLFTALKLAPRPVTIVTAAPLGRGGSSTWAQGGLAAAMGTEDSPALHLQDTLTAGAGLVDAPAASLLTREGPARVEDLIRLGISFDTDDEGKLKLGREAAHGRDRIVHASGDQAGAAIMAGLTKAAQKATHITIRERIVAEEILRDSQCSAAGILAVDIARGERLMMTATQTVLATGGLGGLYAVTTNPVRAQGHGMAMAWLAGAEIMDPEFVQFHPTALNVGVDPAPLATEALRGEGALLVTGSGQRLMQGVHDDMELAPRDIVARAVASAIASGDGAYLDARSSVGARFPEMFPTVYQACRNADIDPVTDLLPIAPAAHYHMGGVRTDLDGQTTLSGLWAVGEVACTGIHGANRLASNSLLEALVFAERAAIAISHSTASTDAIEISQLTNRLGLPSKPADNALATSLRNNMAHKAGILRDAEGLTDLTSTIRDDLATNEMTSGGLNMLIAAHLIAEGALKRQESRGAHLRTDFPDETAPAHSIMTRRGQQLSVEVTTMPVTQLYEET
- the ppdK gene encoding pyruvate, phosphate dikinase produces the protein MTTEQKWVYNFGGGSSDGDASLKNLLGGKGANLAEMASLGLPVPPGFTITTDLCTLYYQNDRKWPNGLEQMVDNAVARIGEVVGKVFGDTGNPLLVSVRSGARASMPGMMDTVLNLGLNDETVAGLATLSGDERFAYDSYRRFIQMYSDVVLGVGHHTFEDLLDTYKEENDFFLDTDLKAADWKQVIASYKQAVEQELGRPFPQDVREQLRGAIDAVFGSWRNDRANTYRRLHNIPESWGTAVNVQAMVFGNMGESSATGVAFTRDPSTGENAYYGEFLINAQGEDVVAGIRTPQALTKRAREAMGDDAASLEEAMPETYKELEAVFQKLEKHYRDMQDIEFTIQQGKLWMLQTRNGKRTAKAALKIAVDMCDEKLITEEEAVMRVEPGSLDQLLHPSLDPDAPRDQLTKGLPASPGAASGEVVFNSDEAERLAQEGHKVILVRVETSPEDIHGMHAATGIVTARGGMTSHAAVVARGMGRPCVCGAGELRIEKDGSSFSVAGRQVAKGEKITIDGNTGQVFFGEVKTVQPELSGDFAKVMTWADKCRRMKVRANAETPLDARTALDFGAEGIGLCRTEHMFFDAERIIAVREMILAESKSGREAALTKLLPMQRGDFKELFEVMSGFPVTVRLLDPPLHEFLPHSDNEIEEVAKASGMDAEKLKARAHSLKEFNPMLGHRGCRLGVSYPEIYEMQVRAIMEAACDVSAGGDPVTPEIMIPLVAQKKELSLLKERVDAIAKAVLAEKGQELDYMVGTMIELPRAALTADKIAEDAEFFSFGTNDLTQTTFGLSRDDAGTFLPDYIRHGILERDPFVTLDQEGVGELVEIAAERGRKTRPDIKLGICGEHGGDPDSIHFVEKVGLDYVSCSPYRVPIARLAAAQSALAK